From Deinococcus multiflagellatus, the proteins below share one genomic window:
- a CDS encoding GntR family transcriptional regulator, whose product MLLSSLSLDSASATPVYVQVAQGLAQRIESGQLRAGSALPAERELAAALGVSRVTVRQALALLSQQGLLTRRHGSGTFVTPPPRPGELPSRTLGLLSSFSEDVRSRGQVPGARVLGFERTRPSAQEAMSLALSPGELVYRLRRLRTADGEPLAIEDSTLPAALVGELRPEEVQDASLYALLSARALSPARAIRHLRALNADLTLAPLLGVPVGAALLATDRVSWLAGGRPIEYARAHYRGDRYDFVMELQGGA is encoded by the coding sequence ATGCTCCTGTCTTCTCTGTCCCTGGATTCGGCGAGCGCCACCCCGGTGTATGTCCAGGTGGCGCAGGGGCTCGCGCAGCGCATCGAAAGCGGGCAGCTGCGCGCCGGCAGCGCCCTGCCTGCCGAACGGGAACTGGCCGCTGCGCTGGGGGTGTCGCGGGTCACGGTCCGTCAGGCCCTGGCGCTGCTCTCGCAGCAGGGCCTGCTGACCCGGCGCCACGGCAGCGGCACCTTTGTCACGCCGCCGCCCCGGCCGGGCGAGCTCCCCAGCCGCACCCTGGGGCTGCTGTCTTCCTTTTCCGAGGACGTGCGCTCGCGTGGGCAGGTGCCCGGGGCGCGGGTGCTGGGCTTCGAGCGCACGCGGCCCAGCGCCCAGGAAGCCATGAGCCTCGCCCTGTCGCCGGGCGAACTGGTTTACCGCCTGCGCCGGCTGCGCACCGCCGACGGCGAGCCCCTGGCGATTGAAGACTCCACCCTGCCGGCCGCCCTGGTGGGCGAGCTGCGCCCCGAAGAGGTGCAGGACGCCAGCCTGTACGCGCTGCTCTCGGCGCGGGCGCTGAGCCCGGCGCGCGCCATTCGCCACCTGCGGGCCTTGAACGCCGACCTGACCCTGGCGCCGCTGCTGGGGGTGCCGGTGGGCGCCGCGCTGCTCGCCACCGACCGGGTGTCGTGGCTCGCGGGCGGGCGGCCCATCGAGTACGCCCGCGCCCATTACCGGGGGGACCGCTACGACTTCGTGATGGAGTTGCAGGGCGGGGCATGA
- a CDS encoding ABC transporter substrate-binding protein: MHVSRAARFLTLVSLSLLGAAHAAPKKMTGLGALGVTAGKSGGTYTLPLGDSPQSLFYYGVIDNNLGLISQQMFDGLVEFNLATYKIEPALAESWTISEGGKVYTFKLRQGVKWSDGQAFDADDVIFTYKNMIMNPEARAGDPGNFKLGGEAVTIAKVDAMTVRFTLPRPAPAFLLQQRYFIMPQHKLAKYGQENGAKPADINGAWPTNVAEGEVVGTGPFKLANYTAGQKVTLTRNPNYWKVDAAGTKLPYLDKLEFLIIRDPQAQVAQFLAGNLDQLNISGAQFPDLKQKEVAGAPFKVVRSTALFGSPPFVAYNFDAKNPALAKVFSDVRFRRAMQLAVNRERIIDSVYNGLASLPGHGVAPANKAFYVNTTRQLGEFDLAAAGRALDAMGLNRKNAAGIRLLPNGQPLEIDLTYGTDSAVYPPIATILQSDFAKVGVKVNLKGILSSRLLATGQSGDWEMILHAFGDQPDPELRRPIWQPGGSLYYWHRAPQPAKDGDPANTAKMAPWEKEIYDIFNKAAVEPSASARKALYTRWQLLFAQNLPVTPIAKPENIGAVSNKYGNYVYNLGVIPGYNPVPLIYQK; the protein is encoded by the coding sequence ATGCATGTAAGCCGCGCTGCCCGTTTCCTGACCCTGGTGTCGCTCAGCCTGCTGGGCGCCGCGCACGCCGCCCCCAAGAAGATGACCGGCCTGGGCGCCCTTGGGGTGACCGCCGGCAAGAGTGGCGGCACGTACACCCTGCCGCTGGGCGACAGCCCCCAGAGCCTCTTTTACTACGGGGTGATTGACAACAACCTGGGCCTGATCTCGCAGCAGATGTTCGACGGACTGGTGGAATTTAACCTCGCCACCTACAAGATCGAGCCCGCGCTGGCCGAAAGCTGGACCATCAGCGAAGGCGGCAAGGTGTACACCTTCAAGCTGCGGCAGGGCGTGAAGTGGAGCGACGGCCAGGCGTTCGACGCCGACGACGTGATCTTCACCTACAAGAACATGATCATGAACCCTGAAGCCCGCGCTGGTGACCCGGGCAACTTCAAACTGGGCGGCGAGGCGGTGACCATTGCCAAGGTGGACGCCATGACGGTGCGCTTTACCCTGCCGCGCCCAGCGCCCGCCTTCTTGCTGCAGCAGCGCTACTTCATCATGCCGCAGCACAAGCTGGCCAAGTACGGCCAGGAGAACGGCGCCAAGCCTGCCGACATCAACGGGGCGTGGCCCACCAACGTGGCGGAGGGCGAGGTGGTGGGCACCGGGCCCTTCAAACTGGCGAACTACACCGCCGGGCAGAAAGTGACCCTCACCCGCAACCCCAACTACTGGAAGGTGGACGCGGCGGGCACCAAGCTGCCCTACCTCGACAAGCTGGAATTCCTGATCATCCGTGACCCCCAGGCCCAGGTGGCGCAGTTTCTGGCGGGGAACCTCGACCAGCTGAACATCAGCGGCGCGCAGTTTCCCGACCTGAAGCAGAAGGAAGTGGCGGGCGCGCCCTTCAAGGTGGTGCGCTCCACCGCGCTGTTTGGCAGCCCGCCCTTCGTGGCCTACAACTTCGACGCCAAGAATCCCGCGCTGGCCAAGGTGTTCAGCGACGTGCGCTTCCGCCGCGCCATGCAGCTGGCGGTTAACCGCGAGCGCATCATTGACAGCGTGTACAACGGGCTTGCCAGCCTGCCGGGGCACGGCGTGGCGCCGGCCAACAAGGCCTTTTATGTGAACACCACCCGCCAGCTGGGCGAATTTGATCTGGCGGCGGCCGGGCGGGCGCTGGACGCAATGGGCCTGAACCGCAAGAACGCGGCCGGCATCCGTCTGCTGCCGAACGGTCAACCCCTCGAAATTGACCTGACGTACGGCACCGATTCAGCGGTGTACCCGCCCATTGCCACCATCCTGCAAAGCGACTTCGCCAAGGTGGGCGTGAAGGTGAACCTGAAGGGCATTCTCTCCAGCCGCCTGCTCGCCACCGGCCAGAGCGGCGACTGGGAAATGATCCTGCACGCCTTTGGCGACCAGCCTGACCCCGAACTGCGCCGCCCCATCTGGCAGCCCGGCGGCAGCCTGTACTACTGGCACCGCGCCCCCCAGCCAGCCAAAGACGGCGACCCCGCCAACACGGCCAAGATGGCCCCCTGGGAAAAGGAAATCTACGACATCTTCAACAAGGCGGCCGTAGAGCCCAGCGCCAGCGCCCGCAAGGCCCTGTACACCCGCTGGCAGCTGCTATTCGCCCAGAACCTCCCCGTGACCCCCATCGCCAAGCCCGAAAACATCGGCGCCGTGAGCAACAAGTACGGCAACTACGTGTACAACCTGGGCGTGATTCCGGGCTACAACCCGGTGCCGCTGATCTATCAGAAGTAG
- a CDS encoding ABC transporter permease: MLTYALRRLLGMVPTLLLISVVCFAVIQLQPGSFLDQFREDPRVTPESLQAMTRQLGLDQPLWAQYLNWVRGIVTEGDFGYSFANGRPVGSLIWERLGWTVFLAVLTLLVSWVIAVPLGIYTAIHHHRKRATVLNFLGYISLATPDFLVALLLIALVLNLGGTNVGGLFSPQYIDAPWSGAKVLDLLSHLWIPMIAIGLEGVAGLMRQMRASLLDVLHQDYVRTAHAKGLAARRVLWGHAARNAVNPLISLAGLSLPGLISGTIIASIVLNLPTIGPFLYDALLNKDQFVAMTLLMFSALLLLLGNLLADLALAWADPRVRFD, from the coding sequence GTGCTGACCTACGCCCTGCGCCGCCTGCTGGGCATGGTGCCCACGCTGCTGCTGATCAGCGTGGTGTGCTTTGCGGTGATTCAGCTGCAGCCCGGCAGTTTTCTGGACCAGTTCCGCGAAGACCCGCGCGTGACGCCCGAATCGCTGCAGGCCATGACGCGCCAGCTGGGCCTGGACCAGCCGCTGTGGGCGCAGTACCTGAACTGGGTGCGCGGCATTGTCACCGAGGGCGATTTCGGCTATTCGTTTGCCAACGGGCGCCCGGTGGGCAGCCTGATCTGGGAACGGCTGGGCTGGACCGTCTTTCTGGCGGTGCTCACGCTGCTGGTGTCGTGGGTGATTGCCGTGCCGCTGGGGATCTACACCGCCATTCACCACCACCGCAAGCGGGCCACGGTGCTGAATTTCCTGGGCTACATCAGCCTCGCCACGCCGGATTTTCTGGTGGCGCTGCTCCTGATCGCGCTGGTGCTGAACCTGGGCGGTACGAACGTGGGCGGCCTGTTCAGCCCGCAGTACATTGACGCGCCCTGGAGCGGGGCCAAGGTGCTGGACCTGCTGTCGCACCTGTGGATTCCCATGATCGCCATTGGCCTGGAGGGCGTGGCGGGCCTGATGCGGCAGATGCGCGCCTCCCTGCTGGACGTGCTGCACCAGGACTACGTGCGCACCGCCCACGCCAAGGGGCTGGCCGCGCGGCGGGTGCTGTGGGGACACGCGGCCAGAAACGCGGTCAATCCGCTCATCAGCCTTGCGGGCCTGAGTCTGCCAGGGCTGATTTCGGGCACCATCATCGCCAGCATCGTGCTGAACCTGCCCACCATCGGCCCCTTTCTGTACGACGCCCTGCTGAACAAGGACCAGTTCGTGGCCATGACCCTGCTGATGTTCAGCGCCCTGCTGCTGCTGCTGGGTAACCTGCTGGCCGATCTGGCCCTGGCCTGGGCCGACCCCCGCGTGAGGTTCGACTGA
- a CDS encoding ABC transporter permease, with amino-acid sequence MTAVPVTATGAQRQSPLALALRRFRRNRAGVLSAWVLGALYLVALLAGFLAPYSITAQHEEAPYQRPQAVHVVHNGQLMRPFVYGFKKVRDPVTFASTFSEDRSRPLPILFFVRGEDPAEFGYTFLGVFRSLWHLFGVQGGTIFLLGTDKFGRDLLSRMLVGSQVSLTVGLVGILISFAIGIVLGGVSGYFGGWVDNVIQRLVEVLLSFPRLPILLALSTVIPAKWPSTWVYLGIVAVLALIGWAGLARVVRGQVMGARGVDYVQAARALGGSDLRVILRHIMPNLSSFLIVTATLALPGYILGESALSFLGLGIKEPMTSWGLLLKDAQNFETLNLYPWLLLPGALIVVSVLAFNFLGDALRDAADTQSR; translated from the coding sequence ATGACAGCGGTCCCTGTCACGGCCACGGGCGCCCAACGCCAGAGCCCCCTGGCGCTGGCCCTGCGCCGCTTTCGCCGCAACCGCGCCGGGGTCCTCAGTGCCTGGGTGCTGGGGGCGCTGTATCTGGTGGCGCTGCTGGCCGGCTTTCTGGCGCCGTATTCCATCACCGCGCAGCACGAAGAAGCGCCGTACCAGCGGCCCCAGGCGGTGCATGTGGTCCACAACGGCCAGCTCATGCGCCCCTTTGTGTACGGCTTCAAAAAGGTCCGCGATCCCGTCACCTTCGCCAGCACCTTCAGCGAGGACCGCAGCCGCCCGCTGCCCATCCTGTTCTTCGTGCGTGGAGAGGACCCGGCAGAATTCGGCTACACCTTCCTGGGCGTGTTTCGCAGCCTGTGGCACCTGTTCGGGGTGCAGGGCGGCACCATTTTCCTGCTGGGCACCGACAAATTCGGCCGCGACCTGCTGTCGCGCATGCTGGTGGGCTCGCAGGTGTCGCTGACCGTGGGGCTGGTGGGCATTCTGATCTCGTTCGCCATTGGGATCGTGCTGGGCGGCGTCAGCGGGTACTTTGGCGGCTGGGTGGACAACGTGATTCAGCGGCTGGTGGAGGTGCTGCTCTCATTTCCCCGCCTGCCCATCCTGCTGGCCCTCTCCACCGTCATTCCCGCCAAGTGGCCGTCCACCTGGGTGTACCTGGGCATTGTGGCGGTGCTGGCCCTGATCGGCTGGGCGGGGCTGGCGCGGGTGGTGCGCGGGCAGGTGATGGGCGCGCGCGGCGTGGACTACGTGCAGGCGGCCCGCGCCCTGGGCGGCAGCGACCTGCGGGTGATCCTGCGGCACATCATGCCGAACCTGTCGTCTTTTCTGATCGTGACGGCCACCCTGGCCCTGCCCGGCTACATCCTGGGCGAGAGCGCCCTGAGCTTTCTGGGCCTGGGCATCAAGGAGCCCATGACCAGCTGGGGCCTGCTGCTCAAGGACGCGCAGAATTTCGAGACGCTGAACCTTTACCCGTGGCTGCTGCTGCCCGGGGCGCTGATCGTGGTGTCGGTGCTGGCCTTCAATTTCCTGGGCGACGCCCTGCGCGACGCGGCCGATACGCAGAGCCGGTAG
- a CDS encoding ParB/RepB/Spo0J family partition protein, whose product MTRKARPVIGARLSGLVAGVDALAQPAATTLAVGQLRPGTFQPRLHFSEQSLADLTASIQEQGVLQPLLVRPVGSGYEIVAGERRWRAAQQAGLGEVPVLIRTLDDREARLAAAVENLQREDLNVMEEVRAKLQVAAVTLGVPEDAAVARMFALDRAPDAEPELVSALDTAFSALGRESWRSFIRNRAALLNLPEDVQAAVRAGLDYRKALVIGRAEVNERPELIQEALAGATVAQLRDRVRGQSPQAAPDLSQAVARQLRDRRALARLDDRRRAKVQKLLHQLQELLAQE is encoded by the coding sequence ATGACCCGCAAAGCCCGGCCGGTCATCGGCGCGCGTCTTAGTGGGCTGGTGGCGGGGGTAGACGCCCTGGCCCAGCCGGCGGCCACCACGCTGGCGGTGGGGCAACTGCGCCCCGGGACCTTCCAGCCCCGGCTGCACTTCAGCGAACAGAGTCTGGCCGACCTGACCGCCAGCATTCAGGAACAGGGGGTGCTGCAGCCGCTGCTGGTGCGCCCGGTGGGCAGCGGCTACGAAATTGTGGCGGGGGAACGCCGCTGGCGGGCGGCGCAGCAGGCCGGCCTGGGCGAGGTGCCGGTGCTGATTCGCACGCTGGATGACCGCGAAGCCCGGCTGGCAGCGGCGGTGGAAAACCTGCAGCGCGAGGACCTGAACGTGATGGAAGAGGTGCGCGCGAAACTGCAGGTGGCCGCTGTGACCCTGGGCGTGCCCGAGGACGCCGCCGTGGCCCGCATGTTCGCCCTGGACCGTGCCCCGGACGCCGAACCAGAGCTGGTTTCTGCCCTGGACACGGCCTTCAGCGCCCTGGGCCGCGAATCCTGGCGCAGTTTTATTCGCAACCGGGCGGCACTGCTGAACCTGCCGGAGGACGTGCAGGCCGCCGTGCGGGCGGGTCTGGACTACCGCAAGGCGCTGGTAATCGGCCGCGCTGAAGTGAACGAGCGGCCAGAGCTGATTCAAGAGGCACTGGCGGGCGCCACCGTGGCCCAGTTGCGCGACCGGGTGCGCGGCCAGAGCCCGCAGGCGGCGCCGGACCTCTCGCAGGCGGTGGCCCGACAACTCCGTGACCGCCGTGCCCTGGCCCGGCTGGACGACCGGCGCCGCGCCAAGGTGCAGAAACTGCTGCACCAGCTGCAGGAACTGTTGGCCCAGGAGTAG
- a CDS encoding ParA family protein, with product MRTLTLFNHAGGVMKSSLTRDVGHTLAAAGQRVLLIDLDPQANLTDWLGVSGVTRDQTVFNTATRGDGLPTPIRVHDLDVLPSDVSLALAEGQMLGVVGAHLHLRQALAEWKDRYDVVLIDSPPSLGQLSILGALAADHLIVPVPTRQKGMNALAGLGEAMATYRKLRPDLTVALYVPTLYDARRSHDREAYAALKELLSPLASPIADRGAVWNDSASAGQPVGVYAPGSPVHRDVLRVTAEIARATGLNVEIEGAPV from the coding sequence ATGCGCACACTGACGCTTTTCAATCATGCCGGCGGGGTTATGAAATCCAGCCTGACCCGCGATGTGGGCCACACGCTGGCGGCGGCCGGGCAGCGGGTGCTCCTGATTGACCTGGACCCGCAGGCCAACCTGACCGACTGGCTGGGCGTCAGCGGGGTAACGCGCGATCAGACGGTGTTCAACACTGCCACGCGGGGCGACGGGCTGCCCACGCCCATTCGCGTTCATGACCTGGACGTGCTGCCCAGTGATGTATCGCTGGCCCTGGCCGAAGGGCAGATGCTGGGCGTGGTGGGCGCCCACCTGCACCTGCGGCAGGCCCTGGCCGAGTGGAAGGACCGCTACGACGTGGTGCTCATTGACAGCCCCCCCAGTCTGGGGCAGCTGTCCATTCTGGGCGCGCTGGCGGCGGATCACCTGATTGTGCCGGTGCCCACCCGCCAGAAAGGCATGAATGCCCTGGCTGGTCTGGGCGAGGCGATGGCCACCTACCGCAAGCTGCGGCCCGATCTGACTGTGGCGCTGTACGTGCCCACCCTATACGACGCGCGGCGCTCGCACGACCGCGAGGCCTACGCCGCCCTGAAGGAGTTGCTGAGTCCATTGGCCAGCCCCATTGCCGACCGGGGGGCCGTCTGGAATGACAGCGCCAGCGCCGGCCAGCCAGTGGGCGTGTATGCGCCGGGCAGCCCGGTCCACCGCGACGTGCTGCGGGTAACGGCCGAAATTGCCCGGGCCACGGGCTTGAACGTGGAGATTGAAGGGGCACCAGTATGA
- a CDS encoding replication initiator protein A, translated as MADKGIKRFDELNIARLSLISVQERIPADYRDWSVELEDGDRRYRVTCQALPEYGVPHGIDTDISAALVNLYIDQGSPPDGVVTCTPYQLLQMAGLDTSGRYYSALDESLKRLTTTTYFISEGWRDHPRGRWTNVNFRYIDRIAFTSGQADKLDATSVLQITLPQEIARSVRAGYLKSLDLSFMQTLRRPPTRALYRLLDAQRRDPENPDAVAMAYQVGLMEWAEACKIVTDRPSMAQRTLDAAHEELLEKGFLKSVEYLGRGKKKMLQYTFGEAFIPPDPALLQELAELGVTQTRALQLVREHGEGAVEDAVDRCKVILGTGYKPRSKPAFFVDVLKNPGKYLIPEEPMPAQKPASKAQRKGARGNPQPTLFETPSGASEEEVDEDVRLRAQPREKQVEEVMRTLTFLLRNDLKLQELDTLRLALDEGLEDPLEIKAWAIKGISSGQKATVVRDLRARLSLKLPG; from the coding sequence GTGGCAGACAAGGGAATCAAACGCTTCGACGAACTCAACATCGCCCGGTTGAGCTTGATCAGCGTGCAAGAACGCATCCCCGCCGACTACCGCGACTGGAGCGTGGAACTCGAAGACGGCGACCGCCGTTACCGGGTGACCTGCCAGGCCCTGCCCGAATACGGCGTTCCACACGGCATTGACACTGATATCAGCGCGGCCCTGGTCAACCTGTACATTGATCAGGGCTCGCCCCCTGACGGCGTGGTGACCTGCACGCCCTACCAGTTGCTGCAGATGGCGGGTCTGGACACCAGCGGCCGGTACTACAGCGCCCTGGACGAAAGCCTCAAACGTTTGACCACCACGACCTACTTCATCTCTGAGGGCTGGCGCGACCACCCGCGTGGGCGCTGGACCAACGTGAACTTCCGGTACATTGACCGCATCGCCTTCACCTCGGGGCAGGCGGACAAGCTGGACGCCACCAGCGTGCTGCAGATCACGCTGCCGCAGGAGATTGCCCGCAGTGTGCGCGCGGGTTACCTGAAGTCGCTGGACTTGTCGTTCATGCAGACACTGCGCCGCCCCCCCACCCGCGCGCTGTACCGCCTGCTGGATGCCCAGCGCCGCGACCCCGAAAACCCGGACGCTGTGGCGATGGCCTATCAGGTGGGGCTGATGGAATGGGCCGAAGCCTGCAAGATCGTGACCGACCGCCCCAGCATGGCCCAGCGCACCCTGGACGCGGCGCACGAAGAACTGCTGGAAAAGGGCTTCCTGAAAAGCGTGGAGTACCTGGGGCGCGGCAAGAAAAAAATGCTGCAGTACACCTTCGGCGAGGCCTTCATTCCACCTGACCCGGCACTCCTGCAGGAACTGGCCGAACTGGGCGTGACACAGACCCGCGCCCTGCAACTGGTGCGCGAACACGGCGAGGGCGCGGTGGAAGACGCCGTGGACCGCTGCAAAGTCATCCTGGGCACTGGCTACAAACCCCGCTCGAAACCTGCCTTCTTCGTGGATGTCCTGAAGAACCCAGGCAAGTATCTGATTCCCGAGGAGCCCATGCCGGCCCAGAAACCGGCCTCTAAGGCCCAGCGGAAAGGGGCACGGGGAAATCCTCAGCCCACCCTCTTCGAGACCCCTTCTGGGGCTTCTGAGGAGGAAGTGGATGAAGATGTCCGCCTGCGGGCCCAGCCCCGCGAGAAACAGGTGGAAGAAGTGATGCGCACCCTGACCTTCCTGCTGCGCAATGACCTGAAGTTGCAGGAACTGGACACCCTGCGGCTGGCCCTGGACGAGGGCCTGGAAGATCCGCTGGAAATCAAGGCCTGGGCCATCAAGGGCATCAGCAGCGGGCAGAAGGCCACCGTGGTGCGTGACCTGCGCGCCCGCCTGAGCCTGAAACTGCCGGGCTAG
- a CDS encoding aldo/keto reductase yields the protein MTRPATPLPTRRLRDLTVSALGLGCMGMSAFYGPRDQDENRRTLDRALDLGVTFYDTADMYGPHTNEELLGDWLRGKRDRVVLATKFGIVADPSAPGGRRVNGRPEYVRQAAEASLKRLQTDHIDLYYLHRVDADTPIEDTVGAMAELVQAGLVRALGLSEVHPDTLRRAHAVHPITALQSEYSLWTRDPEQGVLATCRELGVGFVPYSPLGRGFLTGQIRRPEDLAEDDFRRHNPRFQGEAFGHNLALVAAVQRLAAEKGCTPSQLALAWVLAQGEDLVPIPGTKRVKYLEDNLGALNIHLSPDELATLDAVFPLGAAQGDRYPDMRTVNR from the coding sequence ATGACCCGTCCCGCCACCCCCCTGCCTACCCGCCGCCTGCGTGACCTCACCGTGTCTGCCCTGGGTCTGGGCTGCATGGGCATGAGCGCCTTTTACGGTCCCCGCGACCAGGACGAGAACCGCCGCACCCTGGACCGCGCCCTGGACCTAGGCGTGACCTTCTACGACACCGCCGACATGTACGGCCCGCACACCAACGAAGAACTGTTAGGCGACTGGCTGCGCGGCAAGCGCGACCGGGTGGTGCTGGCGACCAAGTTCGGCATTGTGGCCGACCCCAGCGCGCCGGGCGGACGGCGCGTCAACGGCCGCCCCGAGTACGTCCGCCAGGCCGCCGAGGCCAGCCTGAAGCGCCTGCAAACCGATCACATTGACCTGTACTACCTGCACCGCGTGGACGCCGACACCCCCATTGAGGACACCGTGGGTGCGATGGCCGAACTGGTGCAGGCCGGCCTGGTGCGCGCCCTTGGCCTCAGCGAAGTCCACCCCGACACCCTGCGCCGGGCCCACGCGGTGCATCCCATCACAGCCCTGCAAAGCGAATACTCGCTCTGGACGCGCGACCCCGAACAGGGCGTGCTGGCAACCTGCCGTGAACTGGGAGTGGGGTTCGTGCCCTACAGCCCGCTGGGGCGCGGTTTCCTGACCGGGCAGATCCGGCGCCCGGAAGACCTGGCCGAGGACGATTTCCGCCGCCACAACCCCCGCTTCCAGGGCGAGGCCTTTGGGCACAACCTGGCGCTGGTGGCCGCCGTGCAGCGCCTGGCCGCCGAGAAGGGCTGCACGCCGTCGCAACTGGCGCTGGCCTGGGTGCTGGCCCAGGGCGAGGACCTGGTGCCCATTCCCGGCACCAAGCGGGTGAAGTACCTGGAAGACAACCTGGGCGCCCTGAACATCCACCTGTCGCCCGACGAGCTGGCCACTCTGGACGCCGTCTTTCCACTCGGCGCCGCGCAGGGTGACCGCTACCCGGATATGCGCACCGTCAACCGCTAA
- a CDS encoding MerR family transcriptional regulator produces MAQPPLPLSIQDAAAHLGVSAHTLRYYDREGLLAVPRGGGGERQYTSAELGLLRMLIRLRRTGMGMAGLREFSRLIQLGEAGVPARRALLVAHEQAVAARLEAMQGDLQAIREKIALYDRLHPEVAPTSAPLAEPVTS; encoded by the coding sequence ATGGCCCAGCCCCCGCTGCCCCTCAGCATTCAGGACGCCGCCGCGCACCTCGGCGTCAGTGCCCACACCCTGCGCTACTACGACCGCGAAGGGCTACTGGCCGTGCCGCGCGGCGGTGGGGGCGAACGCCAGTACACCAGCGCAGAACTGGGCCTGCTACGCATGCTCATTCGCCTGCGCCGCACCGGCATGGGCATGGCCGGCCTGCGCGAATTCAGCCGCCTGATCCAGCTGGGCGAGGCCGGCGTGCCCGCGCGCCGGGCGCTGCTGGTGGCCCACGAACAGGCGGTCGCCGCGCGGCTGGAAGCCATGCAGGGCGACCTGCAGGCCATCCGCGAGAAGATCGCGCTGTATGACCGCCTGCACCCGGAGGTGGCCCCTACCTCCGCCCCGCTGGCCGAGCCCGTGACGTCCTGA
- a CDS encoding cobyrinate a,c-diamide synthase, which produces MKRLVIAAPHSGSGKTTVAALLCLALRARGLRVQPFKLGPDYLDPTHLTRAAAQATRTLDSFLLGPGRTRELFARAAQGADLSVLEGVMGLYDGRDPTSDEHSTAELAALLGAPVVLVIDAAGMARTVAAVAAGLRDFRRDLRVAGVILNRVGGPGHAALCEAALAGVGLPVLGFVTQTEALHLPSRHLGLLSAEQASWDEGAALEAARFLRLEALLAAAEAPALPVPAAPPAPAPRVRLAYALDEAFHFYYPDALDELRLAGADLVPFSPLRDAGLPPGVGGLLLGGGYPEAHAAALSANRSMREAVRAFAASGRPVVGECGGLMYLGETLEHGSGIRFEMCGVVPYRTRMTPGLTLGYHEATTLAPSVLAPAGAVLRGHEFHHSVLTHAPTQPAYRWTGGDGQPVTEGYAAGNVLASYLHLHLAAEPALARRLVGACAGGHAAPAALENRS; this is translated from the coding sequence GTGAAGCGCCTGGTGATCGCCGCGCCGCATTCCGGCAGCGGCAAGACGACGGTGGCGGCGCTGCTGTGCCTCGCGCTGCGGGCGCGCGGGCTGCGGGTGCAGCCCTTCAAACTGGGCCCGGATTACCTGGACCCCACCCACCTGACCCGCGCCGCCGCCCAGGCGACCCGCACCCTCGATTCGTTTCTGCTGGGCCCAGGGCGCACCCGCGAGCTGTTTGCCCGCGCGGCCCAGGGCGCCGACCTCAGCGTTCTGGAGGGCGTGATGGGCCTGTACGACGGCCGGGACCCCACCAGCGACGAGCATTCCACCGCCGAACTCGCCGCGCTGCTGGGCGCCCCGGTGGTGCTGGTCATTGACGCGGCCGGGATGGCCCGCACGGTGGCGGCCGTGGCGGCAGGCCTGCGTGACTTTCGCCGCGACCTGCGCGTGGCCGGCGTGATTCTGAACCGGGTAGGGGGCCCTGGGCACGCGGCATTGTGCGAGGCGGCGCTGGCAGGGGTGGGGCTGCCGGTCCTGGGCTTCGTGACCCAGACCGAGGCCCTGCATCTGCCCTCGCGGCATCTGGGGCTGCTGAGCGCCGAGCAGGCTTCCTGGGACGAGGGGGCCGCGCTGGAGGCGGCCCGCTTCCTGCGGCTGGAGGCGCTGCTGGCCGCGGCAGAGGCCCCAGCGCTCCCGGTACCCGCTGCGCCCCCGGCCCCGGCCCCGCGCGTGCGCCTGGCCTACGCGCTGGACGAGGCTTTTCACTTCTATTACCCCGACGCCCTGGACGAACTGCGCCTGGCCGGCGCGGACCTGGTGCCGTTTAGCCCCCTGCGGGACGCGGGGCTGCCCCCCGGGGTGGGCGGGCTGCTGCTGGGCGGCGGCTACCCCGAGGCGCACGCGGCGGCGCTCAGCGCCAACCGGTCCATGCGTGAGGCGGTGCGGGCCTTCGCGGCCTCTGGCCGCCCAGTGGTGGGCGAATGTGGCGGCCTGATGTACCTGGGCGAGACCCTGGAGCACGGCTCTGGGATCCGCTTCGAGATGTGCGGCGTGGTGCCCTACCGCACGCGCATGACGCCGGGCCTCACCCTGGGGTATCACGAGGCCACCACCCTGGCGCCGTCTGTGCTGGCCCCGGCAGGCGCCGTGCTGCGCGGCCACGAATTTCACCACTCGGTGCTGACGCACGCGCCCACCCAGCCGGCCTACCGCTGGACGGGTGGGGACGGGCAGCCCGTGACCGAGGGGTACGCCGCCGGAAACGTGCTGGCCAGTTACCTGCACCTGCATCTGGCGGCCGAGCCCGCCCTGGCCCGGCGACTGGTGGGCGCGTGCGCCGGCGGGCACGCCGCCCCGGCTGCGCTGGAGAACCGCTCGTGA